A stretch of DNA from Allomeiothermus silvanus DSM 9946:
CAGCGAACTGCTACGGTGATCGTAGCGCTTTGCGTTTCGTGCGGCGCTCGCCACCAGATCTATCCTCGCGCTGCTCGAGCCGCCGAATCTCGTCGATGAAATTCTCCACCGAGTTAAACTCGCGATACACCGAAGCGAAGCGGATGTAGGCCACCGGGTCTTGTTCACGCAAAAAGGCCAGCGCTTTGAGGCCGATCTCCTCGGAGGTGATCTCGGCGGTGTCCACGTTGTCCTCGAAGCTGTAGGCGAATCGCTGCAAGGCCTCGGTGTCTACCGGACGCTTCTCGCAGGCCAACAAGAGCCCGCGCAAGAGCTTTTCCGGGTTGAAAGTCTCCTTGCGGCCCGAACGCTTGAGGACCATCAAAGGCTCGACTTGAGCGCGTTCGTAAGTGGTAAAGCGCCGCCCACAGTTCTCGCATTCGCGGCGGCGGCGGATAGCCCCGCCCTCGCTAGCCGGGCGGGAGTCAATCACGCGAGTATCGGGGGCATTGCAGTAGGGGCAGGTCATAGGGATGCCATACGTCGAACGCCAAGCGGGGTGCGCTATGGGGATTTTGCGCTGGACATACGACGCTTAAGAGACATTCTCTCTCCTTTGTCTGCCAGTAAACGTGACTCAAGGCAGTTCCCGTAGTAGGTCGTAGATTTC
This window harbors:
- the nrdR gene encoding transcriptional regulator NrdR, giving the protein MTCPYCNAPDTRVIDSRPASEGGAIRRRRECENCGRRFTTYERAQVEPLMVLKRSGRKETFNPEKLLRGLLLACEKRPVDTEALQRFAYSFEDNVDTAEITSEEIGLKALAFLREQDPVAYIRFASVYREFNSVENFIDEIRRLEQREDRSGGERRTKRKALRSP